From the genome of Halomonas sp. MCCC 1A13316, one region includes:
- the wrbA gene encoding NAD(P)H:quinone oxidoreductase: MRDSLPYVLILYYSRHGATRSMAEQLAAGVESCPGIEARLRTVPPVSPTCEAVDPEIPAEGAIYADLEDLRHCAGLALGSPTRFGNMAAPLKHYIDTTSALWLNGALVDKPATAFTSTSSLHGGQETTLVSMLLPLLHHGMVYAGLPYSETDLMTTTVGGTPYGASHVAGQRSDQPLADAERRLVRAQGKRLGRLALALEGLRDVAS, translated from the coding sequence ATGCGTGACTCTCTGCCCTATGTGCTGATCCTGTATTATTCCCGACACGGCGCCACGCGCAGCATGGCCGAGCAACTGGCGGCCGGTGTCGAGTCCTGTCCCGGCATCGAGGCGCGATTGCGTACCGTGCCGCCGGTGTCACCCACGTGCGAAGCCGTCGACCCGGAGATTCCTGCCGAGGGAGCCATCTACGCCGACCTCGAGGACTTGCGTCACTGTGCCGGCCTGGCATTGGGCAGCCCGACCCGTTTCGGCAACATGGCCGCACCCCTCAAGCACTACATCGATACCACCAGCGCCCTGTGGCTCAACGGGGCGCTGGTGGACAAGCCGGCAACGGCTTTTACCTCGACTTCAAGCCTGCATGGTGGCCAGGAAACCACACTGGTGTCCATGTTGCTGCCGCTACTGCATCACGGCATGGTCTACGCCGGTCTGCCCTACAGTGAAACCGATCTGATGACCACCACCGTCGGCGGCACTCCCTACGGGGCGAGCCATGTGGCGGGGCAGCGAAGCGACCAGCCATTGGCGGATGCCGAACGCCGACTGGTCCGCGCGCAAGGCAAGCGTCTGGGTCGTCTGGCTCTGGCGCTCGAAGGCCTGAGAGATGTGGCCTCATGA
- the pdxH gene encoding pyridoxamine 5'-phosphate oxidase has product MTRNIADIRRDYEGGRLEEGMVPVEPMVLFDEWLTLALDAEGEDGNVMTLATVDSQGLPHARIVLLKGYDERGLVFYTNYHSHKGSELTNVPYAALVFWWPSLGRQIRVEGRVEPVSDEESDAYFNSRPRASQLGAWVATQSVVIPDRHWIEERQHRFEQAYEGQDIPRPGHWGGYRVTPDMIEFWQGQPSRLHDRIRYEFRDEAWRSFRLAP; this is encoded by the coding sequence ATGACACGCAACATTGCCGACATCCGGCGCGATTACGAGGGTGGCAGGCTCGAGGAAGGCATGGTGCCGGTAGAGCCCATGGTGCTGTTCGACGAGTGGCTGACGTTGGCATTGGATGCCGAGGGTGAAGACGGCAACGTGATGACACTGGCCACCGTCGACAGTCAGGGTCTGCCCCATGCGCGGATTGTGCTGTTGAAGGGCTACGACGAGCGTGGCCTGGTGTTCTACACCAACTACCACAGCCACAAGGGCAGTGAACTGACCAATGTGCCATATGCCGCGCTGGTGTTCTGGTGGCCTTCCCTGGGGCGTCAAATCCGAGTCGAGGGCCGCGTGGAGCCGGTAAGCGACGAGGAGTCGGATGCCTACTTCAACAGCCGCCCCCGTGCCAGCCAACTGGGCGCCTGGGTCGCGACTCAGAGCGTGGTGATTCCCGACCGTCACTGGATCGAGGAGCGTCAACACCGCTTCGAGCAAGCCTACGAGGGCCAAGATATCCCGCGGCCCGGGCATTGGGGCGGGTACCGTGTCACTCCCGACATGATCGAGTTCTGGCAGGGGCAGCCGAGCCGACTTCACGACCGCATCCGTTACGAGTTTCGCGACGAAGCCTGGCGCTCCTTCCGCCTGGCGCCCTGA
- the smrA gene encoding DNA endonuclease SmrA, with product MAQSAHDDKDFRALMGDVKPLRSGVNRADPGPHRSRPTEAQLARRESAQADLGQDSFLSDDFVELLPPFDPVEFRRDGIQQGVIDRLRHGGYAAQSRLHLLRRPLDECRRALPPFIHEAYAHDLRSVLIVHGRGSEIDSPANVLRSYLAKWLAQFDQVQAYVSAQQADGGLGATWVMLRKSERAKADNRERQQKRRG from the coding sequence ATGGCTCAGTCAGCGCACGATGATAAGGACTTCAGGGCATTGATGGGAGACGTGAAGCCGCTGCGCAGCGGCGTCAATCGAGCCGATCCTGGCCCACACCGCTCGCGCCCCACCGAGGCCCAGTTGGCGCGGCGCGAGAGCGCCCAGGCGGATCTCGGCCAGGACAGCTTCCTGTCGGACGACTTCGTCGAACTATTGCCACCGTTCGACCCTGTCGAGTTCCGCCGTGACGGCATCCAGCAGGGCGTTATCGACCGCCTGCGCCACGGCGGATATGCAGCCCAGTCGCGCCTGCACCTGCTGCGCCGACCGCTGGACGAGTGCCGGCGGGCGCTGCCGCCCTTCATACACGAGGCCTATGCGCACGATCTTCGCTCGGTATTGATCGTGCACGGCCGCGGTTCGGAGATCGACAGCCCGGCCAATGTGCTGCGCTCCTACCTGGCCAAGTGGCTCGCGCAGTTCGACCAGGTACAGGCCTACGTGTCGGCCCAACAGGCCGACGGCGGATTGGGGGCAACATGGGTCATGCTGCGCAAGAGCGAAAGGGCGAAGGCGGACAACCGTGAGCGCCAGCAGAAGCGGCGTGGCTGA
- the arsC gene encoding arsenate reductase (glutaredoxin) (This arsenate reductase requires both glutathione and glutaredoxin to convert arsenate to arsenite, after which the efflux transporter formed by ArsA and ArsB can extrude the arsenite from the cell, providing resistance.): MAITLYHNPRCSKSRQALALLEEHGAEVAVRRYLDEPLNEEELRDLMGRLDADGERLVRTQEPEWQDVEDTNLQDQEQVIAAIVRHPKLMERPIADDGKRAVIGRPPEDVLALLHAND, translated from the coding sequence ATGGCCATTACGCTCTATCACAACCCCCGCTGTTCCAAGTCGCGCCAGGCCTTGGCGTTACTGGAGGAGCACGGTGCCGAGGTGGCGGTGCGGCGCTATCTCGACGAACCGCTGAACGAAGAAGAACTTCGCGACCTGATGGGGCGACTCGACGCCGACGGTGAGCGTCTGGTACGTACCCAGGAGCCTGAGTGGCAGGATGTCGAAGATACAAACCTGCAGGATCAGGAGCAGGTGATCGCGGCCATCGTTCGCCATCCCAAGCTGATGGAGCGGCCCATCGCAGACGACGGCAAGCGCGCCGTGATCGGACGCCCTCCCGAGGATGTGCTCGCCCTGCTCCACGCGAATGACTGA
- a CDS encoding bifunctional acetate--CoA ligase family protein/GNAT family N-acetyltransferase: protein MSTRFLRHFFEPRTIAVIGASEKPHSIGGIVIRNLQEAGFPGQLWTVNRKGYETVFGQVCVTRISDLPETPDLAVVCTPAATLPKVISRLGRIGVKAALVLSGGAHLDEAEGDKGSIRERMLLSARESGIRVLGPECMGLIVPGRRINASYSSQPVKAGKVAYLGQSGMLGNAMIDWAAGRGIGFSHLITVGDSVDVMLPDLIDYINQYAPTQAILLHLERIQDAQHFMTALRDASRHRLVLAIKSGRTPQSDLSDMPPTPGIANRDVVFDAAFSRAGVVRVNDSDELFDALMTLSQMRPLKGDRLAIVSNGLGPAMLAIDKLISAGGSLASFSAETRQALRQGEFDMSKPGENPVDLGGNATPERFVEALEIVTGDPSVDAVLVVHAPTRLAPSKSTAQALIANRKRFKRNLLTSWMGLEGALYARHECSMAGIPTYVSPEKAVKAFMHMVDYQRVQALLQETPPSLPFSTTADIRSRCHTLIEQARTEGRETLSHSETARVLEAYGIPVAPSRYVQTPEEAAAAAVELEGPWALKIVHDGNCRPFRYRKHPHRISAGLLQDLHEPGQVAQGLSRLGDKVHEKFPPVKIREYCLQPMQRGKQSMQICAGITRDPVFGPLIVFGIGGYKVNILADRQVALPPLNMTLAADVVGRTHAARLIREHSSDPERDLERLCQLLVKLSQMATDLLELRGLELNPLLLNRDGMLAVDFALDLGPPARFAIMPYPEELREWVTLNNGMLVEVRPIRAEDAPLITNFHSQLSEESIRFRYFHNKSDLSQRDLSILSHINYDRQMAFIAEHQQEDGSKEMLGVVRVWNDPDNIRTEFSIIVRDDMAGQGLGSLLMRKMIGYCKSVGTLEMIGKIMVDNHPMRALMKHLGFRCRYNMEEQVVDAVLRLNEPQSEWQRHRLESLPD, encoded by the coding sequence TTGAGCACCCGATTCCTGCGCCACTTCTTCGAACCTCGAACCATCGCCGTGATCGGCGCCTCGGAAAAACCCCACTCCATCGGCGGCATCGTGATTCGCAACCTCCAGGAAGCCGGTTTTCCCGGGCAACTGTGGACGGTCAACCGCAAAGGCTACGAGACGGTCTTTGGGCAAGTCTGCGTCACACGGATCAGCGATCTGCCCGAGACACCCGATCTCGCCGTCGTCTGCACCCCGGCGGCTACCCTGCCCAAGGTGATCTCACGCCTGGGGCGGATTGGCGTCAAGGCGGCATTGGTATTGTCGGGCGGGGCCCACCTCGACGAGGCCGAAGGAGACAAGGGCTCGATTCGCGAGCGCATGCTGCTGTCCGCGCGCGAGTCGGGCATCCGCGTGCTGGGGCCGGAGTGCATGGGCTTGATCGTACCGGGGCGACGCATCAATGCCTCCTACTCCAGCCAGCCGGTCAAGGCGGGCAAGGTCGCCTACCTGGGTCAGTCGGGCATGCTCGGTAACGCCATGATCGATTGGGCGGCGGGACGCGGCATCGGCTTCTCGCACCTGATTACGGTGGGAGACAGTGTCGATGTCATGCTTCCCGACTTGATCGACTACATCAACCAGTACGCCCCGACTCAGGCCATTCTGCTACATCTGGAACGCATCCAGGACGCCCAGCACTTCATGACCGCCTTGCGCGACGCCTCTCGTCACCGCCTGGTGCTGGCGATCAAGAGCGGCCGCACACCGCAATCCGACCTTTCCGACATGCCACCGACCCCGGGCATCGCCAACCGCGACGTGGTTTTCGATGCTGCTTTCTCGCGTGCCGGCGTGGTGCGAGTCAACGATTCCGACGAACTATTCGATGCGTTGATGACGCTGTCGCAGATGCGACCGCTCAAGGGCGACCGCCTGGCCATCGTCTCAAACGGGCTAGGACCGGCCATGCTGGCCATCGACAAGTTGATCAGCGCCGGGGGAAGCTTGGCAAGCTTCAGTGCCGAGACACGCCAGGCGTTACGGCAGGGTGAGTTCGACATGAGCAAGCCTGGCGAGAACCCGGTGGACTTGGGCGGGAACGCTACGCCTGAGCGCTTCGTCGAAGCGCTGGAAATCGTGACGGGGGACCCCAGCGTCGACGCCGTGCTGGTAGTGCATGCCCCCACACGCCTGGCGCCCTCGAAGAGCACTGCCCAGGCACTCATTGCCAACCGCAAGCGCTTCAAACGCAACCTGCTGACCAGTTGGATGGGGCTCGAAGGCGCCCTTTATGCGCGCCACGAATGCAGCATGGCGGGTATACCGACCTATGTCTCACCAGAAAAAGCGGTCAAGGCGTTCATGCATATGGTCGACTACCAGCGCGTGCAGGCGCTGCTGCAGGAGACCCCTCCCAGCTTGCCGTTCAGTACCACCGCGGACATCCGCAGTCGCTGCCATACGCTCATCGAGCAGGCCAGGACCGAAGGGCGCGAGACCTTGTCGCACTCCGAGACCGCGCGGGTACTCGAGGCCTACGGCATACCCGTGGCCCCAAGCCGCTATGTGCAGACACCGGAGGAGGCCGCTGCCGCGGCAGTAGAACTCGAGGGCCCCTGGGCGCTGAAGATAGTGCACGACGGCAACTGCCGGCCGTTCCGCTACCGCAAGCATCCTCACCGCATTTCGGCGGGGCTGTTGCAGGACCTGCACGAACCGGGACAGGTGGCACAAGGGCTCAGCCGGCTCGGCGACAAGGTGCACGAAAAATTTCCTCCGGTGAAGATTCGCGAATACTGCCTGCAGCCTATGCAGCGCGGCAAGCAGTCGATGCAGATCTGCGCCGGCATCACCCGTGACCCGGTATTCGGTCCGCTCATCGTGTTCGGGATCGGCGGCTACAAGGTCAATATCCTGGCCGACCGCCAAGTGGCGCTACCGCCGCTGAACATGACCCTGGCCGCCGATGTGGTCGGTCGTACCCACGCCGCACGGTTGATTCGCGAGCATTCGAGCGATCCCGAACGCGACTTGGAAAGGCTGTGCCAGCTACTGGTCAAGCTATCGCAGATGGCCACGGATCTGCTCGAGTTGCGCGGGTTGGAGCTGAACCCCTTGCTGCTCAATCGAGACGGCATGCTGGCGGTAGATTTCGCCCTCGACCTCGGCCCCCCTGCACGCTTCGCGATCATGCCGTACCCGGAGGAACTGCGGGAATGGGTGACGCTGAACAACGGCATGTTGGTCGAGGTGCGCCCCATCCGTGCCGAGGATGCACCGCTGATCACCAATTTTCACAGCCAACTGTCGGAGGAGAGCATTCGCTTCCGCTATTTTCACAACAAATCGGACCTCAGCCAGCGCGACCTGTCGATCCTGTCCCACATAAACTATGACAGACAGATGGCCTTCATCGCCGAACACCAGCAGGAGGACGGCAGCAAGGAGATGCTCGGCGTGGTACGAGTGTGGAACGATCCGGATAACATCCGCACCGAGTTCTCCATCATCGTGCGCGACGACATGGCAGGGCAGGGGCTCGGCAGCCTGTTGATGAGAAAGATGATCGGCTACTGCAAGAGCGTGGGTACGCTGGAGATGATCGGCAAGATAATGGTCGACAACCACCCCATGCGGGCGCTGATGAAGCACTTGGGCTTCCGCTGTCGCTACAACATGGAGGAGCAAGTGGTGGATGCGGTGCTGCGCCTCAATGAGCCGCAGAGCGAATGGCAGCGGCATCGGTTGGAGAGCCTGCCGGACTAA
- a CDS encoding gamma-glutamylcyclotransferase family protein — translation MRPRPRSLYVVVSLFIVLLAVSGWLWLTMLSPFIYERPDHLPDIKEGEHVVFVYGTLRLAPIRWVVMRRAGETEPAFLEGFRREGLDLTEAPGERVEGEVIVVDADELKRLDRYERLGVRYERVPMRLDDGRMAWVYRRMSELQHPSSVSTNS, via the coding sequence ATGCGTCCTCGACCTCGCTCCCTCTATGTCGTGGTGAGCCTGTTTATCGTCCTGCTGGCCGTGTCGGGCTGGCTCTGGCTCACCATGCTGAGCCCGTTCATCTATGAGCGCCCCGATCACTTGCCTGACATCAAGGAGGGCGAACATGTCGTATTCGTCTATGGCACGTTGCGATTGGCGCCGATCCGCTGGGTAGTGATGAGGCGCGCCGGAGAGACCGAGCCGGCCTTTCTCGAGGGATTTCGTCGCGAGGGGCTGGACCTGACCGAGGCGCCGGGTGAGCGGGTCGAGGGCGAGGTCATCGTGGTCGATGCCGACGAACTGAAGCGTCTGGATCGCTACGAGCGCTTGGGAGTTCGCTACGAACGCGTGCCCATGCGTCTCGACGACGGCCGCATGGCCTGGGTATATCGGCGCATGAGCGAACTGCAGCACCCCTCTAGCGTCAGCACAAACAGCTGA
- a CDS encoding DUF2069 domain-containing protein — translation MRRWVEELESRHGLGLLTERSRQLVLVSYVLLVALLVWNGLAMEAGTNPLTPIVIRTLPLILFLPSILGKRARGHAWLSFVSLLYFVQGVMLATLPGQGLLGVAESLAALALFTGCMFYARFRSRQVRTGHGE, via the coding sequence ATGAGGCGTTGGGTCGAGGAACTCGAGTCGCGTCACGGCCTGGGCCTGCTCACCGAGCGCAGTCGTCAGCTGGTTCTCGTCAGTTACGTGCTGCTGGTGGCTTTGCTGGTCTGGAACGGCCTGGCGATGGAGGCAGGCACCAACCCGTTGACACCGATCGTTATTCGCACCCTGCCGCTCATACTCTTCCTGCCTTCGATCTTGGGGAAGCGAGCCAGGGGGCATGCCTGGCTGTCCTTCGTCAGTCTGCTGTACTTCGTTCAGGGCGTGATGCTGGCCACGCTACCAGGCCAAGGTCTGCTGGGTGTGGCCGAGTCCCTGGCAGCTCTGGCGCTGTTCACCGGCTGCATGTTCTACGCCCGCTTTCGCAGTCGTCAGGTGAGGACGGGGCACGGAGAGTGA